Proteins encoded by one window of Leptospira stimsonii:
- a CDS encoding LIC_20196 family exoprotein, whose protein sequence is MKFKGSAFIAFLFLTLPLLPLSTPPTLENQIRNSDYIALTRITNVHEKKISDTTVSVTATVEILKPWKGGEKLPTKFEIGFMIFPELLGKWLKAAPPEGDYILFLIQKTVKDSKGNESKLIALYEPHPFAFKEYARETEDQIKEIIQSQKGN, encoded by the coding sequence ATGAAATTCAAAGGATCTGCTTTTATCGCTTTTCTTTTTTTAACCTTACCGCTTTTACCACTTTCCACTCCCCCGACTCTCGAAAACCAAATTAGAAATTCGGATTATATCGCGCTCACTCGGATTACAAATGTTCACGAGAAAAAAATTTCCGATACGACCGTTTCCGTAACCGCAACGGTTGAAATCTTAAAACCCTGGAAGGGAGGGGAAAAATTGCCGACGAAATTCGAGATCGGATTTATGATTTTTCCCGAATTGCTGGGTAAGTGGTTGAAGGCCGCTCCTCCTGAGGGAGACTATATTCTATTCTTAATTCAGAAAACGGTAAAAGACAGCAAAGGAAACGAATCCAAGCTGATCGCTTTGTACGAGCCGCATCCGTTCGCGTTCAAAGAATATGCGAGAGAAACGGAAGATCAGATCAAAGAAATCATTCAATCTCAAAAAGGGAATTAG
- a CDS encoding methyl-accepting chemotaxis protein, whose amino-acid sequence MSKNKKQNSKVSSAPEEMVTFGISPQQKAFEKLRTEMKSADRFIWILLLAHIPAAVLFSIGFGTWKFALYSSLVLGIAGTLNYISFRGTLFSRILNALLLMIFSGIFIQSELGRIEMHFHIFGALAFLLIYKDWKVIVPAAGYIAVHHGILNYCQEFGLKWNETPIVIFNTGAGLEVVLVHAIFVIFESGILIYYSVLLKGEFLNYWETFYSKEEFHSANLVIQKSVQAKVDFLRENMASMANSALSVVKNSDEQISNIGLIDAAMDNALGNLDRVSRASEIQSESHKEFSNLYSTFEEKFQVLEDEIQNSKKILDKAGQHTRQSEESLQRMDDSIRKVSASYQEMSQRLRVINDIAEKVNLLSLNASIEAARAGDQGRGFAVVADEISKLADQTAKTIKEIHGLILTGNEAMDKNTEIVQHGTQTVSKVIEDVNEIMKVTESFFETLKDQTKVRERLSGIFDRVIRNAGELEVVIKEQSGVIQEVKQTSVSIVGATQFIHKLAIESSEIAKTCEEVSGDLGQEAELFKN is encoded by the coding sequence ATGTCGAAAAATAAAAAGCAAAACTCAAAAGTCTCTTCCGCACCGGAGGAAATGGTTACCTTTGGAATCTCGCCTCAACAGAAGGCGTTTGAAAAGTTACGAACCGAAATGAAGTCCGCGGACCGTTTTATTTGGATTCTACTTTTGGCGCATATTCCCGCGGCTGTTCTGTTCTCCATCGGTTTTGGAACCTGGAAGTTCGCCTTGTATTCTTCGCTTGTATTGGGAATAGCGGGAACCTTGAATTACATTTCCTTTCGAGGAACTCTTTTTAGCAGAATTTTGAATGCCTTATTGCTTATGATCTTTTCCGGAATCTTCATCCAATCGGAATTGGGAAGAATCGAAATGCACTTCCATATATTCGGAGCTCTCGCGTTTCTGCTCATCTATAAGGATTGGAAGGTGATCGTACCCGCCGCCGGTTATATCGCGGTCCATCATGGAATTCTAAACTACTGTCAAGAGTTCGGATTAAAATGGAACGAAACCCCGATCGTCATTTTTAACACCGGCGCAGGATTGGAAGTCGTCCTTGTGCATGCAATATTTGTAATATTTGAATCCGGAATTCTTATCTATTACTCGGTTCTACTAAAAGGAGAATTTTTAAATTACTGGGAAACTTTCTATTCGAAAGAAGAATTCCACTCCGCCAATCTTGTCATTCAGAAGTCGGTTCAAGCTAAGGTGGATTTTTTGAGGGAGAATATGGCTTCCATGGCCAATAGCGCTCTCAGCGTGGTTAAAAACTCGGACGAGCAGATTTCTAACATCGGCTTGATCGACGCCGCTATGGACAATGCCTTGGGAAATTTGGATCGGGTATCCAGAGCCTCCGAGATTCAATCCGAATCTCATAAAGAATTTTCCAATCTCTACTCGACTTTCGAGGAAAAATTTCAAGTTCTCGAGGATGAGATTCAGAACAGCAAAAAAATCTTGGATAAGGCCGGACAACATACGAGACAAAGTGAAGAATCTTTGCAGAGGATGGACGACTCGATTCGGAAAGTTTCGGCAAGTTATCAGGAGATGTCGCAGAGACTTAGAGTGATCAACGACATCGCAGAGAAAGTGAATCTTCTTTCTCTCAACGCTTCCATCGAAGCCGCCCGAGCCGGCGATCAAGGAAGGGGATTTGCGGTTGTCGCCGATGAAATTTCCAAACTCGCAGATCAAACTGCGAAGACTATCAAGGAGATTCACGGTTTGATTCTTACCGGCAATGAAGCGATGGATAAGAATACGGAGATCGTTCAACATGGAACACAAACCGTTTCCAAAGTAATCGAAGACGTGAACGAAATTATGAAAGTAACGGAATCGTTTTTTGAAACCTTAAAGGATCAGACGAAGGTCAGAGAAAGATTGAGCGGTATTTTTGATCGAGTGATTCGAAACGCGGGAGAATTGGAAGTGGTCATCAAAGAACAATCCGGGGTCATTCAGGAAGTCAAACAAACTTCCGTCTCGATCGTAGGAGCGACGCAGTTCATTCACAAACTGGCGATCGAATCTTCGGAGATCGCAAAAACTTGCGAGGAAGTTTCCGGAGATTTAGGACAAGAAGCCGAACTATTTAAAAATTAA
- a CDS encoding SCO family protein, whose protein sequence is MIFHPFLTKSISVSIIVACLYFVLAENPFVIGDSQSSVSVFKVDREIPKFRIRNEKEDFFTEENLQNGKYLIYFGYGDCRSICRTGISKLNHLLSMREFSSWSLVLVSLDPEKDRVQESWLRKYVSHWEKSPILLLPENREESRKIAKRFQLIVNEEFSGEIFHQNSLYITDTKGKIRVVIPDMSEFSEKTFQTVNVAID, encoded by the coding sequence TTGATTTTCCATCCATTCCTCACCAAATCTATTTCCGTTTCGATCATCGTCGCTTGTTTGTATTTCGTTTTAGCAGAGAATCCGTTTGTAATCGGAGACTCGCAAAGTTCCGTTTCCGTTTTTAAGGTGGATCGGGAAATACCGAAGTTTAGAATCCGAAACGAAAAAGAAGATTTTTTTACGGAAGAGAATTTACAAAACGGGAAATATCTTATTTACTTTGGATACGGAGATTGTAGATCGATTTGTAGAACTGGAATCTCAAAATTGAATCATCTCCTTTCCATGCGCGAATTTTCCTCTTGGAGTTTGGTGTTGGTCAGTTTGGATCCTGAGAAGGATCGAGTGCAGGAATCTTGGTTGAGGAAATACGTTTCTCACTGGGAAAAATCCCCGATTCTACTCTTACCGGAAAATCGGGAAGAATCCAGAAAAATCGCCAAACGGTTCCAGCTTATCGTAAACGAAGAATTCTCCGGGGAGATCTTTCATCAAAATTCGCTTTATATCACGGACACGAAAGGAAAGATCCGCGTCGTTATTCCCGATATGTCCGAGTTTTCCGAAAAAACGTTTCAAACCGTGAACGTCGCGATCGATTAG
- a CDS encoding energy transducer TonB, whose product MVSVPEIKQKILKFGLFKFCLIASFVLHTVTIGAYFIATYIPDSEISSDDLEAQDVEVDLEEIPPELIGGTSSPAPVEKQEWVEGSNQNADDPIDEDLNPNALSGNGTDKDGYLFSYNGDKTPTPIIDFDLRDFFPAQAKSAGIVSKQVVVIVQIDEQGNLQGAKVASGKAGFGFDEAAIKIVKMARWSPGYVQGRPTRMSHRVPISFNLED is encoded by the coding sequence ATGGTAAGCGTTCCCGAAATCAAACAGAAGATCCTCAAGTTTGGTCTATTCAAATTTTGTCTGATCGCGTCTTTTGTTTTGCATACGGTCACGATCGGCGCCTATTTTATCGCGACCTATATTCCGGACTCGGAAATTTCATCCGATGATTTGGAAGCTCAGGACGTGGAAGTCGATTTGGAAGAAATTCCTCCGGAATTGATCGGTGGAACCTCTTCTCCCGCCCCCGTTGAAAAACAAGAATGGGTAGAAGGTTCCAATCAAAACGCGGACGATCCGATCGACGAAGATTTGAATCCGAACGCTCTTTCCGGAAACGGAACCGATAAGGACGGATATTTATTTTCGTATAACGGCGACAAAACGCCGACTCCGATCATCGACTTTGATCTGAGGGATTTTTTTCCGGCCCAGGCGAAGTCGGCAGGAATCGTATCCAAACAAGTCGTCGTTATCGTTCAGATCGACGAACAAGGTAATCTTCAAGGAGCGAAGGTCGCCTCGGGGAAAGCCGGGTTTGGATTCGACGAGGCCGCGATAAAGATCGTAAAGATGGCTCGTTGGAGTCCGGGTTACGTGCAAGGACGTCCTACAAGAATGTCTCATAGAGTTCCGATTTCGTTTAATCTCGAGGACTGA
- a CDS encoding ExbD/TolR family protein codes for MAGTTPSGDGDEIGNINITPMVDVILVLLVIFMVTANFLKKESININLPKVAAADPNVAQSVQVALTKDGKILLEGADTSIERLKAQLERDSKIRPNMRLTLSADSSLPYGKIAETMGVIRRAGVTKIALSVKR; via the coding sequence ATGGCAGGAACTACTCCATCCGGCGACGGAGATGAAATAGGCAATATCAATATCACTCCCATGGTGGATGTGATCTTGGTGCTCTTGGTTATTTTTATGGTAACCGCGAACTTTTTAAAAAAAGAATCCATCAATATCAATCTTCCGAAGGTCGCGGCCGCGGACCCGAACGTGGCACAATCCGTACAGGTCGCTTTGACCAAGGACGGTAAAATTCTTTTGGAAGGAGCGGATACTTCGATCGAAAGGTTGAAAGCTCAGTTGGAACGGGATTCTAAGATCAGACCGAATATGCGTCTGACTCTTTCCGCGGATTCTTCTTTGCCTTACGGTAAGATCGCGGAAACGATGGGAGTGATTCGAAGAGCGGGCGTCACAAAAATCGCCCTTTCGGTTAAACGTTAG
- a CDS encoding MotA/TolQ/ExbB proton channel family protein gives MTMFLVEYGETFIFIIMLIASIVALAVGTERILIFRKNLKNTDAILPVLTSEIRNGNLDSVKSLAAENPGNIYAKFSQFSVENFSAGHEGLSELQEGRIIGERIELENHLSILNTLGNNAPFIGLLGTVLGVIKAFYGLGTLGSTGAEFVMRSISTALLATAAGLGVAIPVVMANNYFTRKLKVIQANLEILSREFLASLSRKK, from the coding sequence ATGACCATGTTTTTAGTTGAATACGGCGAAACTTTCATTTTTATTATTATGTTGATTGCAAGTATCGTCGCCCTCGCAGTAGGAACGGAAAGAATTCTCATCTTTCGTAAGAATCTAAAAAATACGGACGCAATTCTTCCGGTTCTTACCTCCGAAATTAGAAACGGAAACTTGGATTCGGTCAAATCTCTCGCGGCGGAAAATCCGGGAAATATCTACGCTAAATTCTCCCAATTCTCCGTCGAAAACTTCAGCGCTGGCCACGAAGGTCTTTCCGAACTTCAGGAAGGAAGAATCATAGGAGAAAGAATCGAACTGGAAAATCATCTTTCGATTCTAAATACTTTGGGAAACAACGCCCCTTTTATCGGTCTCTTAGGTACGGTCTTAGGTGTGATCAAGGCATTTTACGGTTTGGGAACGTTAGGAAGTACAGGAGCCGAGTTCGTGATGAGAAGTATTTCGACGGCGCTTCTTGCGACAGCCGCCGGTTTAGGAGTTGCGATTCCGGTTGTAATGGCCAATAACTATTTTACTCGTAAGCTGAAAGTCATTCAGGCCAATTTGGAAATTCTTTCCAGAGAATTTCTTGCAAGCCTTTCTCGTAAAAAGTAA
- a CDS encoding TonB-dependent receptor plug domain-containing protein yields MKLIRNLLVILLAFPAGELFAEVSFRARIYSRSKNSGESNVSVRVSETKKFYQTDSEGYFEAVVPSSGTYTFRILRDTGMQEIRQEVGESSDTVLIYTDPASVSGGVTKGGINVTGEREKQLMSRTKLRFEEIKRMPGTFGEPLRSIETIPGVVPVSAFGGGASNYVFRGADPNTNLYLYDDLPILYPFHFDGLTATINGNLIKSMDVYTGVLPSNFNNALGGVIEIESPDKVQKTSGNFLTSLWAASANYQTTFAGGKGYVLGAVKVGYIDKTFETLGNLSGGSLLPDGVRLPRYTDSQVKMVYNFNDQHQISFYSLTAKDDFSLNPPAKPQNDPTKDQLAAFAGGNLSAGQGYRTQAFRYTWRASEKFTNRITFISYDPFADVNVSLGSIKGKQRATGAYNSIRQDAYWDPNKYFSAEFGSEVRFLNYKTTGTTIQQTDPNNPDPNPYDTASPDFRTVPDTNRVRSKNFNAYTTMKFKFGGLLIEPGARYDYIPYIKNGALGPRAQISYKFEGLGKGTTIFGGGGEHYNFPLSTQFSEQSGNPHLKFQKAVKYGGGIDQQVTSDWQVKGEVFKQEFSNLIVTDPYITEIIGTNPDQYGKITQPYILNKPLNYSNNGSGRSHGYEFVVRKTAAPGTRDWFGWISYTWSQTFRNPNLYKPDGLLAPVVTGPEQRLLAQSYHNSKETLYDYDRTHIINVVFGWRFSQEWQFGARWSYLTSTPITPITGDDGGAFSNPANGQIIWVPQSANNPYLADYTNTKRLADYHRLDIRFDRFLNYEWGYVNTFFEVINVYMRQNVSGENFDVTRPFSATNPKPSQTFGTLTLPGGTVIPFFNIGIEVKF; encoded by the coding sequence ATGAAACTCATTCGAAACTTATTAGTCATTCTTCTTGCTTTTCCCGCCGGGGAACTTTTCGCCGAAGTTTCCTTTCGTGCCCGTATTTATTCTCGAAGTAAGAATTCCGGGGAATCGAATGTAAGCGTTCGTGTTTCGGAGACCAAAAAATTCTACCAAACGGATTCGGAAGGTTACTTCGAAGCGGTCGTTCCTTCTTCGGGAACTTATACGTTTCGTATCTTGAGAGATACGGGAATGCAGGAGATTCGTCAAGAGGTCGGAGAATCTTCGGATACGGTTTTGATTTACACCGATCCGGCTTCCGTTTCCGGAGGCGTAACGAAGGGCGGAATCAACGTCACCGGTGAACGGGAAAAACAACTCATGTCCCGGACCAAACTTCGCTTTGAAGAAATCAAACGGATGCCCGGAACTTTCGGAGAACCTTTGCGTTCTATCGAAACGATTCCCGGAGTCGTTCCCGTTTCCGCTTTCGGAGGCGGTGCGAGCAACTACGTGTTCCGAGGCGCCGATCCGAATACGAACCTTTATCTCTACGACGATCTTCCGATTCTTTATCCGTTTCACTTCGACGGTTTGACCGCGACGATCAACGGGAATTTGATCAAGTCCATGGACGTTTATACGGGTGTTCTTCCTTCTAATTTTAACAACGCACTCGGTGGGGTGATCGAAATCGAATCTCCAGATAAGGTCCAGAAGACTTCCGGAAATTTTTTGACTTCGCTCTGGGCGGCTTCCGCAAATTATCAAACCACTTTTGCGGGCGGGAAAGGTTACGTCCTCGGCGCGGTAAAGGTTGGTTATATCGACAAGACGTTTGAAACGTTAGGCAATCTTTCCGGAGGTAGTCTTCTTCCGGACGGAGTTCGTTTGCCGCGTTATACGGATTCTCAAGTGAAGATGGTCTATAACTTCAACGATCAGCATCAGATCTCATTCTATTCTTTGACCGCAAAAGACGACTTCTCCTTAAATCCTCCGGCGAAACCTCAGAACGATCCTACCAAGGATCAATTGGCCGCGTTTGCGGGTGGAAATCTTTCGGCGGGTCAGGGTTATCGAACACAAGCATTCCGTTATACCTGGAGAGCTTCCGAAAAATTCACGAATCGAATCACGTTCATCAGTTATGATCCGTTCGCGGACGTGAACGTTTCTCTCGGGTCGATCAAAGGGAAACAGAGAGCCACGGGCGCTTACAACAGCATTCGACAAGACGCATATTGGGATCCGAATAAATATTTCTCGGCGGAGTTCGGCTCCGAGGTTCGTTTTCTCAATTACAAAACAACGGGTACTACGATCCAACAAACCGATCCGAACAATCCGGATCCGAACCCGTACGATACGGCGAGTCCCGATTTTAGAACCGTTCCCGATACCAATCGTGTACGCAGTAAAAATTTCAACGCTTACACTACGATGAAATTTAAGTTCGGCGGATTGCTCATCGAACCCGGTGCAAGATACGATTATATTCCTTATATTAAGAATGGGGCCTTGGGTCCAAGAGCGCAGATCTCCTACAAATTCGAGGGACTCGGGAAAGGAACTACGATCTTCGGCGGAGGAGGAGAACACTATAACTTCCCTCTGAGCACTCAATTTTCCGAGCAGAGTGGGAACCCACATTTGAAATTTCAGAAGGCGGTGAAATACGGCGGAGGGATCGATCAACAGGTCACTTCCGATTGGCAGGTCAAAGGAGAGGTTTTTAAACAAGAATTCTCCAACTTGATCGTAACCGATCCGTATATTACGGAAATCATAGGAACCAATCCGGATCAGTACGGAAAAATCACACAACCGTACATTCTCAATAAACCTTTGAATTATTCCAATAACGGAAGTGGTCGTTCCCACGGTTATGAATTTGTGGTTCGTAAAACAGCGGCGCCCGGAACGAGAGATTGGTTCGGTTGGATCTCTTACACTTGGTCTCAAACATTCAGAAATCCTAATCTTTATAAGCCGGACGGTTTGCTCGCCCCCGTTGTGACCGGACCGGAGCAGAGGTTGCTCGCTCAATCGTATCATAACTCGAAGGAAACGTTATACGATTACGATCGGACTCATATCATCAACGTTGTTTTCGGTTGGAGATTCAGCCAAGAATGGCAGTTCGGAGCACGTTGGTCGTATTTGACCTCCACTCCGATTACTCCGATTACGGGAGACGACGGAGGCGCGTTTTCCAATCCGGCGAACGGTCAGATCATTTGGGTTCCTCAGTCCGCAAACAATCCGTATCTTGCGGATTATACGAACACGAAACGTCTCGCCGATTATCATCGTTTGGACATTCGTTTCGACCGATTCTTAAATTACGAATGGGGTTACGTGAATACGTTCTTTGAAGTGATCAACGTATACATGAGACAAAACGTTTCCGGAGAAAATTTTGACGTTACGCGGCCTTTCTCCGCGACGAACCCGAAACCGAGTCAAACATTCGGAACTCTGACATTGCCCGGTGGAACCGTGATTCCATTCTTCAATATCGGGATCGAGGTGAAGTTCTGA